In Amaranthus tricolor cultivar Red isolate AtriRed21 chromosome 3, ASM2621246v1, whole genome shotgun sequence, a single window of DNA contains:
- the LOC130809210 gene encoding cysteine-rich and transmembrane domain-containing protein WIH2-like isoform X2 — MMMIDESGYGTQYPAPSAPPPPGYPGYEGYPPPQGYGGGGYGQQHHRPGGYQGYFNDGYPPPPPPPPPPQPYPHTQVYHCEHYHRQEDGCFSFLKGCLAALCCCCVLEECCF; from the exons atgatgatgattgatgaaTCAGGTTATGGCACACAATATCCAGCACCTTCTGCACCACCACCACCAGGGTACCCTGGGTATGAAGGGTACCCTCCACCACAAGGATATGGAGGTGGAGGATATGGTCAACAACATCATAGACCAGGTGGGTATCAGGGTTACTTCAATGATGGGTACCCTCCAccacctcctcctcctcctcctcctcaacCTTACCCACATACCCAGGTCTATCATTGTGAACATTACCATCGTCAAGAAGATGGGTGTTTCTCCTTTTTGAAAGGATG TTTGGCTGCCCTCTGTTGCTGCTGTGTACTGGAAGAATGCTGCTTCTGA
- the LOC130809210 gene encoding cysteine-rich and transmembrane domain-containing protein WIH2-like isoform X1 — MSYQPVPPNTYPPPGYGTQYPAPSAPPPPGYPGYEGYPPPQGYGGGGYGQQHHRPGGYQGYFNDGYPPPPPPPPPPQPYPHTQVYHCEHYHRQEDGCFSFLKGCLAALCCCCVLEECCF; from the exons ATGAGCTATCAACCAGTTCCCCCCAACACCTACCCTCCTCCAG GTTATGGCACACAATATCCAGCACCTTCTGCACCACCACCACCAGGGTACCCTGGGTATGAAGGGTACCCTCCACCACAAGGATATGGAGGTGGAGGATATGGTCAACAACATCATAGACCAGGTGGGTATCAGGGTTACTTCAATGATGGGTACCCTCCAccacctcctcctcctcctcctcctcaacCTTACCCACATACCCAGGTCTATCATTGTGAACATTACCATCGTCAAGAAGATGGGTGTTTCTCCTTTTTGAAAGGATG TTTGGCTGCCCTCTGTTGCTGCTGTGTACTGGAAGAATGCTGCTTCTGA
- the LOC130809209 gene encoding protein AUXIN SIGNALING F-BOX 2, whose translation MNYCPDEVLEHIFNFITTNQDRNSASLVCKTWYRIERESRSRVFIGNCYAISPERLLRRFPRLRALTLKGKPHFADFNLVPHDWGGNVYPWIKALAKDCPSFEELRLKRMIVTDESLELLSKSFVHFKSLILVSCEGFTTNGLAAIASNCRYLQELDLQENEVSDRKGRWLGCFPESCTSLVSLNFACLKGEVNLDLLERLVARSPNLRTLRLNHAVPFETLQRILSKAPQLEDLGTGSFVHDPKSETYNKLKEAISKCESIKSLSGFLEVAAHCLPAIYPLCSNLTTLNLSYAPGIYGFELTQLILHCKKLQRLWILDYIGDKGLALVADTCKELEELRVFPSDIYAHGDAAVTEEGLIAISNGCPKLNSILYFCQQMTNAGLITVAKNCPNFIRFRLCILDPIKPDAVTGEPLDEGFGAIVRSCKHLRRLSISGLLTDKVFLYIGNYAKQLEMLSVAFAGERDIAMINVLSGCNKLRKLEIRDCPFGNAALLADMGKYLTMRSLWMSSCRVTLGACKLVARTMPQLNVEIIDEDEQGGFDLNDDNKEVEKMYLYRTLVGPRKDTPEFVWTL comes from the exons ATGAATTATTGCCCAGATGAAGTTTTAGAGCACATTTTCAACTTTATCACAACAAATCAAGATAGAAACTCAGCTTCATTGGTGTGCAAAACATGGTATAGAATAGAGAGAGAAAGCAGATCTAGAGTTTTTATTGGAAACTGCTATGCCATTAGTCCTGAAAGATTATTAAGGAGGTTTCCAAGGTTAAGGGCACTTACCCTTAAAGGAAAACCCCATTTTGCTGATTTTAATTTGGTACCTCATGATTGGGGAGGTAATGTTTACCCTTGGATTAAGGCCCTTGCTAAGGACTGCCCTTCATTTGAAGAACTTAGATTGAAAAGAATGATTGTTACTGATGAAAGTCTTGAGCTTTTGTCTAAGTCTTTTGTCCATTTTAAGTCTTTGATTTTAGTTAGTTGTGAAGGGTTCACAACTAATGGGCTTGCTGCTATTGCTTCCAATTGTAG GTATCTGCAAGAGCTGGACTTGCAGGAAAACGAAGTTAGTGATAGGAAGGGGCGTTGGCTTGGTTGTTTTCCCGAGAGTTGTACATCACTCGTATCTCTTAATTTTGCATGCCTTAAGGGTGAAGTCAACTTGGATCTTCTCGAGAGACTAGTAGCCAGGAGTCCAAACCTTAGGACTCTCAGGCTTAACCATGCCGTTCCATTCGAGACTCTTCAGAGGATCCTCTCTAAGGCACCTCAACTAGAAGACTTGGGAACGGGATCTTTCGTTCATGATCCGAAGTCTGAGACATACAATAAACTGAAGGAAGCGATTTCTAAATGCGAATCAATTAAGAGTTTATCGGGATTCTTGGAGGTTGCTGCTCACTGCCTTCCTGCAATTTACCCACTTTGCTCGAACCTGACTACGTTGAACCTCAGCTATGCACCGGGAATTTATGGTTTTGAGCTAACACAACTAATTCTTCATTGCAAGAAACTCCAACGTTTGTGG ATTTTGGATTACATTGGCGACAAAGGGCTTGCCCTTGTGGCCGATACCTGCAAAGAATTGGAAGAGCTGAGAGTTTTTCCGTCTGATATATACGCTCATGGTGATGCTGCCGTCACCGAGGAAGGGCTTATTGCGATATCAAATGGTTGTCCCAAGCTCAATTCGATTCTGTACTTTTGCCAGCAAATGACCAACGCTGGATTAATAACCGTAGCAAAGAACTGCCCAAATTTCATCCGATTTCGGTTGTGTATCCTAGATCCAATAAAACCGGATGCGGTGACCGGGGAACCTTTAGACGAGGGTTTTGGGGCAATTGTTCGATCGTGTAAGCACTTGAGGCGGTTATCTATCTCGGGGCTTTTGACCGACAAGGTTTTCCTGTATATCGGTAACTATGCTAAACAATTAGAGATGCTTTCTGTGGCATTTGCCGGAGAGAGGGATATTGCGATGATAAATGTGTTAAGTGGGTGCAATAAGCTTCGAAAGTTAGAGATTCGGGACTGTCCCTTTGGAAATGCTGCACTTCTGGCGGACATGGGGAAGTATTTAACAATGCGATCCCTTTGGATGTCGTCTTGTAGAGTGACCTTAGGGGCTTGCAAGTTGGTTGCAAGGACGATGCCACAACTAAACGTCGAGATCATCGATGAGGATGAGCAAGGGGGTTTCGATCTCAATGACGACAATAAGGAAGTAGAGAAGATGTATCTTTATCGAACTCTGGTTGGGCCAAGGAAAGATACACCGGAGTTTGTATGGACATTGTAG